The Deltaproteobacteria bacterium PRO3 genomic sequence GATTCAAACCAATCCCAACCCAAGTAGACGACCTCGCCTTTTCCGTATGGAAACAAAACAACCGAGGCGTCGTTCCCATTAGAATAGACAGGAATCGAGTCGCCCGGGAGCGAATCGACCGCGAGCGTTCGAACCAGGCTGTTGTTCGGCAAATCAGCCGGCCCGGTTTGAAACAAGGTATTGTTGAGCGCGGGACCGGCGGTGCTTGAAATGTCGTTTCCTCCGCTGGAAACGCCAAACTGAAATACGTCGTTCAAGACGTTCCATTGATTATTAGCGCCGTGCACAATCAACCGGCCGCCGGCGTTCACGAAGTTCCTTAGATTCCCTTCCACGGGCGTCTGCCCCAGATCGAATAAGCCATTCTCCAATTCGGGAATCACCACGACCTGAAATGGCGTCAGGTCCTGGGTTACCAGGTCGTTCGCCGAGGGCTGTAGCGTCACCGCATGGCCCAAGGCCTCGATCGCCGCGGCAATATTGTCCGCCTCGGCGTCGGGGGGGTCGCTCTCCGTATCGACGTAAGCCGGATCGTCGAAGACCAAGACTTCCACCGCACCTACGTTCGCCGGAGCCATGTTGCAAAATGCCAACGCCAAGGCTGCGACGCCCTTCCAAAAATGTATGAATTTCAGCACAGAATCCTCCTTGCTGTTTCTCAGCGAGACACGAAAATGGAGTGCGGTTTGTGTTGGAGGGAAAGGAAAGCAATTCCCGTGCTAGGAGGATGACAAATCAATAAAAATTATTTTCCTGAAATTTCAATTCAGTCAAGGCGCGTCTGTTTTCGGAAAAAAATATTTTGAAGTGGAAATTGGAAAAAATCGGAAATTTTCCAACGTAAAATTTCAAAAATTTTTCCGCCGCTCTTTCTATTTCTTTGTACATGTATCAAAGAATATCCCGCTCCGTCGCCGATCGCTCATTTCAAACGTTGCTGGATCAAGGGAATCAACTTCGCCTTGATCTCTTCCTGACGCGCCTCCCACAAGGCATGTCCCGCGCCTGGGTAGATCGTAAGGTGGTAGCGGAAATCCTCCTCGGAGATCCCCTCTCGATTTTGAATTTCCTCGGCCTGCAATTGACGACGCCCGTCTCCGATGGCGACGGCGCACTCCTCGGGGATGTCGTCCGAGCCTCCGATCTCAAGAAAGAGATCTTGCGAAGGATAGAAGAGATCCTCCGTCTCGCCGTCGATCGAAAACGGAATCGCGCCGTAAAATCCGCAACCCGGCGAGATCGCCAGAACGAACTTGGGCTGCGGCCGGTTCGCGGGCAGGTTCGCGAAGGCGATGTCCGTCAATTTTTCCAGCTCATTGTCGGGGTCCTTCGGATCAAAAAGTTGAACCAAAGTACGGTCCACAAAGCGGTGACTGGGCAGGATGGCGGCCGTGCCTCCCTCCGAGGTACCGATGCGTATGTACTTGGAACAGTCGAAACGCGTCAGCGAGCAAAGCGCCTGCTCCGCGAAGGCCGCGTCGTAAAGGCGACTCACCACTTGTTGGAGGTTGTTGTCCATGGCGGGCGGAGCGAATTGCTGAAAATCGGCGTCGTTATCCTCGCAAAACCGGGGATCCCGCGAATAGAAACTGTCGATCCAAACGACCGCCACGCCCTGCGCGTTCAGAAACTCGGTCATCTCCCGGTAAGCCGTCTCCAGCTCCTGGGTGCATTCCTGGCCCGCTTGCTCCGCCTCCCGATTCAAACCGCCGGAGCCGTGGTAGCCGAAGGCCAGCGGAAAGGCCGCGCCCCCTTCGAAGAGACTGGACCCGTCGGGGAGGAAGGCCCGCAACACCAGGCCCACCCCTTGCGGGTGAAGGCTTTTACTCAAGACATACTCGGTGGCGTTGCGCCCCTGCGACAGGATCTCCATAGGCTCAACCGCGCCGCCGACGGGGCTCGATCCGCCCGAGCCCGCGCCGTTTCCCGGATTGCCCGCCCCCTTGCCGCCGCACCCTGAAAAGACCCCCACGGCGGCAACCGCCGTGAGGGCTATCAAGGCCTGACAAATCCGGTTCTTCTCAACCCCTAGAATTTTTCCATTCTCGACTTTCCGCTTCATAAGCATCCTTTCCGGATTTGCGAGTGACCCTAGCTCCCCTTCGCCGAACCCAGCCAATGTATATTGATAGGGGCAAAAAAGAGCGGACCGGCAAGCACCTGGAATTACTTCATGATTTCATAAAAACCTATCGTTATAAATGAAAGCAAAGTCCATGCTAGACCCCTCAAAGCCAAGGAACAAATTTTCATATTTAATTTCAGGTATTTATAAAAAAGAAGCGCCCAGCGGACTATAAATAATTCGCAAAAATATGAAATTTTAATTTCATAAAATTTCTTATTTAGTTCTCATTACACCATTTTAATATCTTAATAAATTGGCATAATTTTTTCCTGATTTTTTCTTAAATAATCCCAATAACTTAGTGATCAAGCTCCAAAGCCTTCAGGTCGAATAAATTGGTCCAACTTTTGCTCTATAAAAAAACAGGGAAAGGAACGACCAACTATGAACATCGCCCAAGCCATCAAGGAAATCCGTAACTCCCGAAATCTGACCCAGGTCCAGTTGAGCTACCGGACCCGGGGGCTGGTCAACATCAGCACCATCAAGCGCATCGAAAGCGGACAAGAGGTCAACCCGACCCTCAATACCCTCGAGGCGCTGCGCAAGGCCCTGGAAGTGGATCCCATCGAGTGGTTCTTCCGGGTGATCTATTCGCAATGTCTGCCCAGCGGGGAAGACGCGCCGCTGGCGCCGGAAGTGATCGAAAAGATGCGCGCCGCCACCCGCGACTGGAACAAGGCCATTGCCTGATCCGAAGGATGCGGTTCTCGCGAAGGACACGCTTATCCTTTGGCAAATGAGCCACGCTGAGCGATATTAGCCGCGTGCTGAAGCTCATCAAAAGGGAAACGCGGAATTTGATCCGCGCCTTCCTGCACCCCGCCTTTTTTTACCTCGTCATCATCGGCAACGGCATACTCGTGGCGGCGACGCTCGTGGTGTATCACCTCGAAAAAGGCGTCAACCCCCACATG encodes the following:
- a CDS encoding helix-turn-helix transcriptional regulator — its product is MNIAQAIKEIRNSRNLTQVQLSYRTRGLVNISTIKRIESGQEVNPTLNTLEALRKALEVDPIEWFFRVIYSQCLPSGEDAPLAPEVIEKMRAATRDWNKAIA